A window of the Polypterus senegalus isolate Bchr_013 chromosome 4, ASM1683550v1, whole genome shotgun sequence genome harbors these coding sequences:
- the prkaa1 gene encoding 5'-AMP-activated protein kinase catalytic subunit alpha-1 isoform X2 gives MVMEYVSGGELFDYICKNGKLDEKESRRLFQQIISAVDYCHRHMVVHRDLKPENVLLDAHMNAKIADFGLSNMMSDGEFLRTSCGSPNYAAPEVISGRLYAGPEVDIWSSGVILYALLCGTLPFDDDHVPTLFKKICDGIFYTPQYLNPSVIALLKHMLQVDPMKRATIKDIRDDEWFKQDLPKYLFPEDPSYSNTMIDDEALKEVCEKFECTEDEVLSCLYSRNHQDPLAVAYHLIIDNRRIMNEAKDFYLASSPPDSFLDDHQLAASKPHPERVPFLVAEATPRSRHTLDELNPQKSKHQGVRRAKWHLGIRSQSRPNDIMAEVCRAMKQLDYEWKVVNPYYLRVRRKNPVTSMYTKMSLQLYQVDSRTYLLDFRSIDDEVSEAKSGTATPHRSGSIGNYRTTSKNETEGDTTAKGSDGSLASSLTSSVDSSSGDNPPRPGSHTIEFFEMCANLIKILAR, from the exons ATGGTAATGGAATATGTTTCAGGTGGAGAACTGTTTGATTATATATGCAAAAatggaaag CTTGATGAAAAAGAGAGCCGTAGGCTTTTCCAGCAGATAATTTCAGCTGTGGACTACTGTCATCGACACATGGTTGTGCACAGAGATCTGAAACCTGAAAATGTACTCCTAGATGCACACATGAATGCAAAAATTGCAGATTTTG GATTGTCAAACATGATGTCTGATGGGGAATTCTTAAGAACAAGTTGTGGTTCTCCTAACTACGCAGCTCCAGAAGTAATTTCAGGAAG ATTATATGCTGGTCCGGAGGTGGATATTTGGAGCAGTGGTGTAATCCTATATGCTTTGCTCTGTGGGACTTTACCTtttgatgatgatcatgtgccAACATTATTCAAAAAGATCTGTGATGGTATTTTTTATACACCTCAGTATCTCAATCCCTCTGTTATTGCACTTCTAAAACACATGCTGCAAGTTGATCCTATGAAAAGGGCTACCATAAAGGATATCAG agatGATGAATGGTTCAAACAAGACCTTCCTAAATACTTGTTTCCAGAGGATCCCTCATATAGCAACACCATGATTGATGATGAAGCTCTTAAGGAAGTTTGTGAAAAATTTGAATGCACAGAAGATGAGGTACTAAGCTGTTTGTATAGCAGAAACCATCAAGATCCCCTAGCTGTAGCTTACCATCTCATCATTGACAATCGAAGAATAATGAATGAAGCCAAGGACTTTTATTTAGCAAGCAGCCCCCCTGACTCTTTCCTGGATGATCATCAGCTTGCAGCATCTAAGCCACATCCTGAGCGAGTGCCATTCCTTGTAGCAGAGGCCACTCCAAGGTCAAGGCATACTCTGGATGAGTTAAATCCACAAAAGTCAAAGCACCAGGGAGTACGTAGAGCTAAATGGCACCTGGGAATTAGGAGTCAAAGTCGCCCTAATGACATCATGGCTGAAGTATGTAGAGCAATGAAGCAGTTGGACTATGAATGGAAG GTTGTAAACCCATACTATTTACGTGTTCGGAGGAAGAATCCTGTGACTAGCATGTATACAAAAATGAGTCTACAGCTATACCAGGTGGATAGTAGGACATACCTCCTAGACTTCAGGAGCATTGATG ATGAAGTATCAGAAGCAAAGTCTGGAACAGCAACCCCTCATCGATCAGGTTCTATAGGAAATTATCGAACTACATCAAAGAATGAAACTGAAGGAGACACAACGGCCAAAGGTTCAGATGGGTCTTTGGCATCATCATTGACATCATCAGTCGACTCATCCAGTGGTGACAATCCACCAAGACCTGGCAGCCACACAATTgagttttttgaaatgtgtgctaaTCTTATTAAAATTCTTGCACGGTAA